A single genomic interval of Methanocellales archaeon harbors:
- a CDS encoding KEOPS complex subunit Pcc1, producing MIDCKCLGKIVTSHKRCHIIMDSIRPDNTLNMRTTCKNGEIITEFEIDGIGTLIATVDDYLLNLKIAEEMTRDDSG from the coding sequence ATGATTGACTGTAAATGTCTAGGTAAAATCGTTACATCTCATAAAAGATGCCATATAATTATGGATTCCATCAGACCAGACAATACTCTGAATATGCGCACCACCTGTAAAAATGGGGAGATCATCACAGAGTTTGAGATCGATGGAATCGGAACGTTAATCGCAACCGTTGACGATTATCTATTGAACCTGAAGATTGCTGAGGAGATGACAAGGGATGACAGTGGATGA
- a CDS encoding DHH family phosphoesterase, giving the protein MIERLSETAEMAAEMLAKQDYVRVISHNDADGITSAGIICNALYRRDIKFHVSIISHLDEAFIRTLDDTATVFCDMGSGQPDLIPHDAIIIDHHIPTETDTEHLQLNPHIVGIDGSFELSASGATYAVAKYLGDNIDLSGLAIVGALGDCQTMIGANKDILDEALQHNIVTTTHGLTLGDGDFAELFMYSIDPYIDITGDADKIQRFLNELGIGGKLGDLSPEELQRFISALMLKLMKKASVDVIESLIGESYKLNYEVLSDASLFVRVTNAAGKLGKTGLAVALCLRDAGAKEKAHQLCLEYQKRIILEMKKIEPDIKEGASVRYVNSSDKDIVGALASTIIRYLAPDKPILVMTEDKGKIKISARGTRKLLQKGLDLSVVMSEAAKKVGGVGGGHNIASGAAIPLGVESKFIKDVDACITEQLGGKGESE; this is encoded by the coding sequence ATGATTGAACGGCTATCAGAGACGGCAGAAATGGCGGCAGAAATGCTTGCCAAGCAGGATTATGTGCGGGTCATATCGCATAACGATGCCGATGGCATAACTTCGGCAGGTATAATCTGCAACGCCCTGTACAGAAGGGATATCAAGTTTCATGTCAGCATCATAAGTCACCTAGATGAGGCGTTTATCAGAACGTTGGATGACACTGCGACAGTTTTTTGCGACATGGGGAGCGGGCAGCCAGATTTGATCCCCCATGATGCCATCATAATTGACCACCACATACCCACTGAAACCGATACAGAGCACCTACAATTAAACCCACACATAGTCGGAATAGATGGCTCTTTTGAGCTTTCAGCCTCTGGAGCCACCTATGCAGTTGCAAAGTATCTTGGCGACAATATCGACCTCTCTGGCCTTGCGATCGTAGGAGCACTTGGAGATTGCCAGACAATGATCGGAGCGAACAAAGACATTCTAGACGAGGCCCTACAGCATAATATCGTTACCACCACCCATGGCTTAACGCTCGGTGATGGAGACTTTGCAGAGTTGTTCATGTATTCGATCGATCCATACATAGACATTACCGGCGATGCTGATAAAATCCAGAGATTTCTAAATGAGTTGGGCATCGGTGGAAAACTAGGCGACCTTTCTCCAGAAGAGTTGCAACGCTTTATATCTGCATTGATGCTAAAACTTATGAAAAAAGCATCGGTAGATGTCATTGAGTCTTTGATAGGTGAATCCTACAAACTGAATTATGAAGTCTTATCAGATGCCTCACTATTTGTGAGGGTGACTAATGCAGCTGGTAAGCTGGGAAAAACAGGACTTGCCGTAGCATTATGTTTGAGAGATGCAGGAGCCAAGGAGAAGGCACATCAACTATGTTTAGAGTACCAAAAAAGAATTATCCTGGAAATGAAAAAGATAGAGCCGGATATAAAAGAAGGAGCCAGCGTTCGATACGTTAATTCATCCGACAAGGATATCGTAGGAGCATTAGCAAGCACGATCATTAGGTATCTAGCACCAGATAAACCCATACTTGTAATGACCGAGGACAAAGGCAAGATAAAAATCTCCGCCCGAGGAACAAGAAAACTTTTGCAGAAAGGACTGGATTTATCGGTTGTGATGTCCGAAGCGGCAAAAAAGGTTGGCGGAGTTGGAGGAGGACATAACATAGCATCTGGTGCAGCCATTCCCCTTGGTGTTGAGTCAAAATTTATAAAGGATGTAGATGCCTGCATAACAGAGCAATTGGGTGGTAAAGGTGAAAGTGAATGA
- a CDS encoding 30S ribosomal protein S15: MKKKQTSSKAPEWLELKAKDIEQIVVELRGQGMSSSEIGLILRDKYGVPDVKLATEKKITQILKEKNVGPKVPEDLQNLITKALELKKHLDLNLKDVHNKRALQLMESKIRRLVRYYKNKGELPKDWIYDLKTAEMLISR; this comes from the coding sequence ATGAAGAAAAAACAAACTAGCAGTAAGGCACCTGAATGGTTGGAACTAAAGGCGAAGGATATCGAACAGATAGTTGTTGAGCTAAGAGGACAGGGCATGTCATCTTCTGAGATCGGGTTGATCCTAAGAGATAAGTATGGGGTCCCAGACGTGAAACTTGCAACGGAAAAGAAGATAACCCAAATACTCAAGGAAAAAAACGTAGGACCAAAGGTTCCAGAGGACCTACAGAATTTGATCACAAAGGCTCTGGAATTAAAAAAACATCTCGATCTAAATCTGAAGGACGTTCACAACAAAAGGGCGCTTCAGCTTATGGAATCGAAAATCAGGCGACTGGTTAGGTATTATAAAAATAAGGGGGAGCTCCCCAAAGATTGGATTTATGACCTAAAAACGGCTGAAATGCTGATCTCGAGATGA
- a CDS encoding XTP/dITP diphosphatase — MKTVYFVTGNAGKVREAKAMLEKLGIGVQQIHYEYPEIQSDDLESIAKYGARDAAMHLKRPVMVEDAGMFISALKGFPGPYSSFTFKCIGNEGILKLMRGVEDRNAQFRSVIGFCEPDKEVITFSGSVEGEISNEPRGKMGFGYDPIFLYQNKTFAQMSTEEKNEVSHRCVALRKFAEWFCKDI, encoded by the coding sequence ATGAAGACCGTTTATTTTGTAACCGGAAACGCTGGAAAGGTTAGAGAGGCAAAAGCGATGCTTGAGAAGTTGGGCATAGGGGTCCAGCAAATCCATTATGAATACCCTGAGATCCAATCTGATGATTTGGAGAGCATTGCAAAATATGGCGCAAGGGATGCTGCCATGCATTTGAAAAGGCCGGTTATGGTGGAGGATGCTGGGATGTTTATCTCTGCCCTGAAGGGTTTTCCCGGACCATATTCGTCGTTCACTTTCAAATGCATTGGCAATGAAGGCATATTGAAGTTGATGAGAGGTGTAGAAGATCGCAATGCTCAGTTCAGATCTGTGATTGGATTCTGTGAACCTGACAAAGAGGTGATCACTTTTAGTGGTTCCGTGGAAGGAGAGATATCTAATGAGCCTCGTGGAAAGATGGGTTTTGGCTACGATCCGATCTTTCTTTATCAAAACAAGACGTTTGCCCAGATGTCCACCGAAGAGAAGAACGAAGTATCGCACAGATGTGTTGCACTGAGGAAATTTGCAGAGTGGTTTTGCAAAGATATTTAA
- a CDS encoding Kae1-associated kinase Bud32, giving the protein MNLKTSGAEAIVRSCDGHILKQRMPKRYRIKEVDEQLRRDRTKSEAKLISEARRAGIPTPIIYDVTDYDIRMEYLEGAQLKHVLDVGLCKRIGELVGRLHTSGIVHGDLTTSNMILSQGRIYLIDFGLAYFDHSTEARGVDVHVLFQTFESTHDEHEALINAFIEGYEKTFDGAKEIIQRVKAIESRGRYRTERL; this is encoded by the coding sequence ATGAATCTAAAGACGAGTGGCGCCGAGGCAATCGTCAGATCATGTGACGGGCATATATTAAAACAGCGAATGCCCAAGCGCTATAGGATCAAAGAAGTAGACGAGCAGCTTCGAAGAGATCGCACGAAGTCAGAGGCAAAACTGATCTCAGAGGCTCGCAGAGCAGGTATTCCGACACCCATCATCTATGACGTCACCGATTATGATATAAGGATGGAATATCTGGAGGGGGCACAGCTCAAACATGTACTTGATGTAGGCCTATGCAAGAGAATCGGCGAACTGGTAGGGAGGCTCCACACCTCAGGCATCGTTCATGGCGACCTGACCACTTCAAACATGATTCTTTCGCAAGGAAGGATTTACCTGATCGACTTTGGACTGGCATACTTTGACCACAGCACTGAGGCACGAGGCGTGGACGTGCATGTGCTCTTCCAAACATTCGAAAGCACTCATGATGAGCATGAAGCGCTGATAAATGCGTTCATCGAGGGATATGAAAAGACGTTTGATGGCGCTAAAGAGATCATTCAACGCGTAAAAGCGATAGAATCAAGGGGCAGATACAGGACCGAAAGACTATGA
- a CDS encoding winged helix-turn-helix domain-containing protein, with protein MPDRVSTLKHLLGWLIAGTRGGITRAHMIKALKETPQNANQLAHLLKMDYRTIRHHLQILQKNGIITSVGDRYGLTYFLSQEMEDNYTLFEEIMVKMWKKEKREENK; from the coding sequence ATGCCCGATCGTGTGAGCACATTGAAGCATTTGCTGGGATGGCTAATTGCAGGTACAAGAGGTGGTATCACCCGTGCCCACATGATTAAGGCTTTAAAGGAGACTCCGCAAAACGCCAATCAATTGGCGCATCTGCTTAAAATGGATTATAGAACGATAAGGCATCATCTCCAAATCCTTCAGAAGAACGGGATAATCACGTCCGTAGGAGACAGGTATGGTCTGACGTATTTCTTGTCCCAAGAAATGGAGGATAATTACACCCTATTTGAAGAGATTATGGTAAAAATGTGGAAAAAAGAAAAAAGGGAGGAAAACAAATGA
- a CDS encoding ABC transporter ATP-binding protein, protein MSEPMIQTQDLTKIYGDLTAVDHLNMTVDEGEIFGFLGPNGSGKTTTILLLLGLSTPASGTAMVGGYDVVKNSREVRKIAGSLPEFAGYYENLTAKQYLDYIGQLNDLPLIERERRTTDLLAEVGLTKWGDGKVETFSRGMKQRLGIAQALMKDPKVVFLDEPTIGLDPEGIKEIRDLIFRLNKERGLTVFLSSHLLHEVQVTCSRVGIIRQGKLVATDTIENFTKELAGKEEKSIEFKLVNLTPKLLKELKDIDGVTSVTKENDRLYVHMAEDNTEEVSKTITKNGAIILLMKPREYTLEEVFMKYYQEA, encoded by the coding sequence ATGTCTGAGCCCATGATCCAAACCCAAGACCTGACAAAAATCTATGGAGACCTTACAGCAGTCGACCATCTGAACATGACAGTTGATGAGGGGGAAATCTTCGGTTTTTTGGGTCCAAATGGTTCTGGAAAGACGACTACCATCCTTCTGCTCCTGGGACTATCAACGCCTGCATCTGGAACCGCAATGGTAGGTGGCTATGATGTGGTCAAGAACTCCAGGGAAGTGCGGAAGATTGCGGGAAGTCTTCCGGAATTTGCAGGTTACTACGAAAACCTAACTGCCAAGCAGTACCTGGACTACATCGGGCAGCTAAATGATCTACCCCTAATCGAAAGAGAGAGAAGGACAACAGATCTCCTGGCTGAAGTGGGCCTAACGAAGTGGGGGGACGGGAAGGTAGAGACTTTCTCTCGTGGAATGAAACAACGCCTCGGCATAGCTCAAGCATTGATGAAAGACCCAAAGGTCGTTTTCCTCGACGAGCCAACCATTGGTTTGGATCCTGAGGGGATAAAGGAGATACGTGACCTCATCTTTCGCTTGAACAAAGAGCGTGGCTTAACTGTATTTTTATCATCGCACTTGTTGCATGAGGTCCAGGTGACATGTAGCAGAGTAGGCATTATACGTCAAGGGAAGTTGGTGGCCACAGACACGATAGAGAACTTCACCAAGGAGCTGGCGGGAAAAGAGGAAAAGAGCATAGAGTTCAAGTTAGTTAATTTGACCCCCAAACTTCTAAAAGAACTGAAAGACATTGATGGGGTAACGTCGGTAACTAAGGAAAATGACAGGCTATATGTGCATATGGCAGAGGATAATACCGAAGAGGTTTCTAAAACGATCACGAAGAATGGGGCGATAATTCTACTCATGAAACCCAGAGAATACACGTTGGAGGAAGTTTTCATGAAATACTATCAGGAGGCATAA